From Bacteroidota bacterium, one genomic window encodes:
- a CDS encoding oligosaccharide flippase family protein, which yields VWLYLIPLSVLLSALYQCFNYWTIRVKKFRHLAFAGINQSMSTSIGKLILGFAGFLKSGLLAGNLFGQFSSVLALGVSLFHKKKGEFPSVTRSTIKTQAKIYNVYPKFNLIHAFTNIFSGNLPIFVLASYFSQSAVGYFSLGLGLVFKPLNLFTTSVQQVFSQKIVERYNKQQTIYANVKTMVWRIFKIELLPFIVALFLAPLACKWVLGNKWETAGLYLQFLIPWLFMVGLATPLSFIPEIFFCQKKAMIIDIIYLVFRIISLAIGVWARNLYLAIGLYSFVGVIVVGYNLFWYLELCRNADKDFSQFRKN from the coding sequence GTTTGGCTCTATTTGATTCCTTTGTCTGTTTTACTTTCGGCCCTTTACCAATGTTTTAATTATTGGACAATCAGGGTGAAAAAATTCAGGCATCTTGCTTTTGCCGGGATTAACCAGAGCATGAGTACTTCGATTGGAAAATTGATTTTAGGTTTTGCAGGTTTTCTGAAAAGCGGGCTGCTTGCAGGAAATTTGTTTGGCCAGTTTTCATCTGTCCTGGCACTGGGTGTTTCATTGTTCCACAAAAAGAAAGGAGAATTTCCTTCTGTCACCAGGTCCACAATCAAAACACAGGCAAAAATTTATAACGTTTACCCGAAATTTAATCTGATCCATGCCTTTACTAATATTTTTTCGGGGAACCTGCCCATTTTTGTGCTTGCTTCGTATTTCTCACAGTCTGCCGTAGGTTATTTCTCGCTTGGATTAGGGTTGGTTTTTAAACCGCTCAATCTTTTTACAACTTCTGTTCAGCAGGTTTTTTCACAAAAAATTGTTGAACGCTACAATAAGCAGCAAACTATCTATGCGAACGTGAAGACAATGGTCTGGCGTATTTTTAAAATAGAACTGCTTCCTTTTATAGTTGCACTGTTTCTTGCCCCTTTGGCCTGTAAATGGGTTTTGGGAAACAAATGGGAAACTGCCGGTTTATATTTACAGTTTCTTATTCCCTGGCTTTTTATGGTTGGTCTGGCCACTCCGCTATCTTTTATTCCCGAAATTTTCTTTTGTCAGAAAAAAGCAATGATTATTGATATTATTTACCTGGTATTCAGAATTATTTCTTTGGCAATTGGCGTTTGGGCCCGGAACTTATATCTGGCTATAGGGCTGTATAGTTTTGTTGGTGTTATTGTCGTTGGATATAACCTTTTCTGGTATCTTGAATTATGCAGGAATGCCGATAAAGATTTCTCACAATTTCGTAAAAATTAA